A window from Salmo trutta chromosome 29, fSalTru1.1, whole genome shotgun sequence encodes these proteins:
- the LOC115167310 gene encoding uncharacterized protein LOC115167310, with the protein MYSGCGVGVASIQSQYQVRDSVRPYTGPGGNVPMETGVTPARCPVYQVQPYSGQPSCTVNSVSNTQPTPVPTPLTPPPAALKPGQGGFKKVCRTEEDSPCPFPGLASGVLEMRVKEGSKIRNLMGFAMARMQGDVSGVGVSGGGGLRQVVFSGSGRAVTKTITCAEIMKRKVGSLHQLTKLRYKGVREVWESHEGGASEMTVHRTVPSISILLSKDPLDPQEPGYQPPETLSALWEDRDGVDALQTASKRPLGLSPYSSFSDPKRVCLGLDEGTLALSNPLAN; encoded by the coding sequence ATGTATTCCGGCTGTGGAGTTGGAGTGGCCAGCATTCAAAGCCAGTATCAGGTCAGGGACTCTGTCAGACCATACACCGGACCTGGAGGGAATGTCCCAATGGAAACCGGTGTGACCCCAGCTAGGTGCCCAGTATATCAGGTTCAGCCTTACAGTGGGCAGCCCTCCTGCACTGTGAACAGTGTTTCCAACACACAGCCCACTCCGGTGCCTACACCTCTAACTCCACCTCCCGCCGCACTCAAACCGGGCCAGGGTGGGTTCAAGAAGGTGTGTCGCACAGAGGAGGACAGCCCGTGCCCCTTCCCAGGATTGGCCTCAGGAGTGCTGGAGATGCGTGTCAAGGAGGGCAGTAAGATCCGTAACCTCATGGGTTTTGCCATGGCTCGCATGCAGGGGGATGTCAGTGGTGTTGGGGTTAGTGGAGGCGGTGGCCTGAGGCAGGTTGTTTTCTCTGGGTCAGGTCGTGCCGTCACCAAGACCATCACATGCGCTGAGATCATGAAGAGAAAAGTGGGGTCTCTGCACCAGCTGACCAAGCTGCGCTACAAGGGCGTGAGGGAGGTGTGGGAGAGCCACGAAGGGGGGGCATCGGAGATGACCGTTCACAGGACCGTCCCCTCCATCAGCATCCTTTTGTCCAAAGACCCCCTGGACCCGCAGGAGCCCGGCTACCAGCCCCCTGAGACCCTCAGTGCTCTCTGGGAGGACAGAGACGGTGTGGATGCCCTACAGACAGCCAGCAAGAGACCTCTTGGTCTGTCCCCATACAGTAGTTTCTCTGACCCTAAGAGAGTGTGTCTGGGTCTGGACGAGGGGACTCTGGCTTTGTCCAACCCCCTGGCTAACTGA